A stretch of the Selenomonas ruminantium subsp. lactilytica TAM6421 genome encodes the following:
- a CDS encoding LysR family transcriptional regulator, giving the protein MNTKQMEYILELAQVLNFNRAAENLFISQPTLTYQIKAVENEIGFALFERSGKGAMLTPAGAQFVGTLRTLYGQLKEAIEQGQNFSAKYAESIRITLPIRSAIYFLPQVIAQFSRSFPTVNVIPSFDWQHGQESFLQGEQDVTFAMEYTMKRVPDVTCHHLFDSHIYLITEKNDALTKKPLVTPSDLKGRTLMIGGGSPPMLRALQQRMISEIHVDYFNSPDHDNTLTNVAAHKGVCLAPGFLNDHNGEFAWLDFDSDVVIPCGVYTHKNDKRQSLHAFIELLQHFYRDQPDFKV; this is encoded by the coding sequence ATGAACACCAAGCAAATGGAATATATCCTGGAGTTGGCGCAGGTACTGAATTTCAACCGCGCAGCCGAAAATCTCTTTATCTCACAGCCCACACTGACCTATCAGATAAAGGCTGTGGAAAACGAGATTGGTTTTGCCCTCTTTGAACGCTCCGGCAAAGGGGCTATGCTCACACCGGCAGGAGCACAATTTGTCGGCACCTTGCGCACGCTTTACGGACAGCTGAAGGAGGCCATTGAGCAGGGGCAGAATTTCAGCGCCAAATACGCCGAAAGCATTCGCATAACGCTGCCGATTCGTTCCGCCATCTACTTTCTGCCACAGGTCATTGCGCAATTCAGCCGCAGTTTTCCGACGGTCAATGTCATTCCCAGTTTTGACTGGCAGCACGGACAGGAATCCTTTCTGCAGGGCGAACAGGACGTGACCTTTGCCATGGAATACACGATGAAGCGCGTACCGGATGTGACCTGTCACCATCTGTTTGACAGTCACATCTACCTGATTACCGAGAAAAATGATGCCCTGACAAAAAAGCCGCTGGTTACGCCCAGCGACTTAAAAGGTCGTACACTTATGATAGGCGGCGGCTCCCCGCCCATGCTGCGTGCCCTGCAGCAGCGCATGATCAGCGAAATTCATGTGGATTATTTCAACAGTCCCGACCATGACAATACCCTGACCAACGTGGCTGCCCACAAAGGCGTATGTCTGGCACCGGGGTTCTTAAATGACCATAACGGCGAATTTGCCTGGCTCGACTTTGACAGCGATGTCGTCATTCCCTGTGGCGTTTACACGCATAAAAATGACAAGCGCCAATCCCTGCACGCCTTTATTGAGCTTTTGCAGCACTTCTACCGTGACCAGCCGGATTTCAAGGTCTGA
- a CDS encoding nuclear transport factor 2 family protein, whose protein sequence is MSLEILEAKEAIREVIDGFVNLECNVPAQMVYFTEDVHVMVYMGDKLTMNIHGRDTLEKQFSAFTGGIKASHHQNGQQVITLDGDTATDVHYCRAALVMEENGHDVVSDNYIRYTDKLVKQDGKWLIKEREQHFVITKKQAL, encoded by the coding sequence ATGTCACTGGAGATTTTAGAAGCAAAAGAAGCGATTCGCGAGGTTATTGACGGTTTTGTCAATCTGGAGTGCAATGTGCCGGCGCAGATGGTTTATTTTACCGAAGATGTTCATGTCATGGTCTATATGGGCGATAAGCTCACGATGAATATTCATGGACGTGATACGCTGGAAAAACAGTTTAGCGCTTTTACGGGCGGCATCAAAGCATCGCACCATCAAAATGGTCAGCAGGTCATTACGTTAGATGGCGATACGGCCACGGACGTGCATTACTGCCGAGCGGCCCTCGTGATGGAGGAAAACGGCCATGATGTGGTGTCGGACAACTACATCCGCTATACGGATAAGCTCGTGAAACAGGATGGCAAATGGCTCATCAAAGAGCGTGAGCAGCATTTTGTCATTACGAAGAAACAAGCACTGTGA